The genomic stretch GGCATTCGGCGTCTGGTTCTGGCAGGGAAATTTACGTGTTGGTTTACAATATTATTTGCCAAAAAAATATCTTCAATCGAATGGCACCATCTCGTACTCTATTGAATTATTGCCAATGCCTGCAAATCGCGTAGTATGTAGGTTTCTAAAAATGCCAATGTTGGCCCATACGAAGGCGGGCCTTAATGATCTCACCCGACGGTGAATGTCCCACTATTTATTGTCACAAAGTACATCGACTCTGTTCATCCCCGCGGAGCGTCGGTGCCTGCGAAATAGATTGTCCTCATACATAGTTAAGACATTTTACGATGGTAAGCCttgaaaataaattataatacCTATTTCATATTCTGACATGCTACTCAATAATAGTCGAAACAGTATCTATCCTGCGGTTCCGCAGATAATGGTATGTAGCGGGAGTTCCTCCATATTCTTACGCTTCCCTAAACCCCAGCTTGTCTCCCTCCTAACTCTTATACCAtcccccttttctcctattCCCTATTTGATCATTACTGTGCTAATAGTGTACAGCACACCCAACTGATATCTTCTCATTGGCTGTAACCAATAAGCAGATTTTATCGGCTTCTGGTGTCTCTGCTCTCAAGGTTCACTCTACTGCTGACCCTGATTTCCCATTAGTACAATCGATCGATGAGGCCCATAAACTTGGGTGCCATCATGTTGTAACCGATGGCAACGGATCGAGATCAGTGAGtgttggttttggtggtgaGATCAGGGTTTGGTCCTGTCATGATGGAAACTGGTCCGAAAATAAGACAGTCTCAGGTATTGAATATGCTTTGATCCTCTAGTGACTCCTAACACTAACACCTGAACAGCTGGCAACGCAGGATCTACTGGTGTTTGGGCAATTGCCTTGTCAGGCGATGGCCAGTATCTTGCCGGTGTAAGCCAAGATGGGCACATTCGAGTGTGGGATTTGGATGCCAATGGCGAACAAATACGTTACTATGAGACCAAGGGTAGCTTTGGTACCTGCATAGACTTGGTAACCTGTCTACTCAGTTTTTCGTCTCTTTCAGTCGCACTGACAGTCTCATATAGTCAGCAGATGGCCGCTTCATAGCTAGCGGGCATGAGAATGGCAGCGTCTATATCTTTAGCACGGAAACAGGTCGTATGCCGTTTAGCTTATCAGGTATATGCCTCACGTGCATCCATATAATCCCGCACATATTATTGGTAGGCTTATCTGATATCTTCTAGGCCTAGTGAAGCCCGTGCGAGCTGTTGCATTCTCTCCCGGGGGAAAGTTtctcgctgctgctggagaCTCCAATGTGATCGTGTTATATGACACTTCATCTGGCGAGCAGGTGGCTAACCTCCCCGGGCATTCAGCATGGGTCTTGTCGCTTTCTTGGAGCCACACGGGAGAATATCTTTTAAGCGGGTAAGCACTTCCTTAACACTTGAGCTGCTCAACAAACTTGCACTAATGACACAGAAGATCATTTGATGGAAAAGTGAAAGTCTGGTCGATTGATACCAGAACATGTGTCGCAACGCATTCCGAAACAGAGCGAGCCGTTTGGAACGTTAAATGGCTGCCAAAGATTGGGAAGTCAGAGGGGTTTGCCACGGCCGGGGCAAGCCGTAGCATATCATTCTACAGGGAAGCTACAGGTGGTTGAGTTGTTGACACGTGCAATCAATGAGATTTAGACATCCTTCTGCAGATTTCTCAATGACAGATCGAATAAATTTCCTGTGGACCGTTGACTGCGTAGAAAACTCTATGCTTTACCTTTCTTAACAATTCATTCCTCTCGGCTACACCAGGCCATAATTCATGACCATCAACATCAGAAGCTATGCTGTCTTGGCCAAATCCCGCCACAGCATCAAATAGTGGGCCTTTTCTGTTGCATTTTTTCGACGAGCAGACGGCGCATCCTTTTTAGAAAAGCACCAAAGTCGCGATCCTCGTTTAAAATGTCTAGCTCCCCATTAAGAGCATCCCTGTCCACTTTGGGGCGTGTATGAAACACGTCGTAATCGCGACTAGACGTGCCGAGTTCAAACCAGGCTTCAGCTTCCCAATCCTTCTCAAGTAGGTGGCTAAAGATGAACTTTAGGCGATCTTCCCGCCCGGCCCCCTCAATCCGAAGACAAAGGTAATCCTGCCAAAATTCTAGCTCTGGTATGTTTAGGCGTGCTTGTGCATCGAGATGCCGGGCATGAGCCTTCTGAGCTTCCAATTTCTGGTTTATAGCCTTCTGTGTCTCGTTGATTTGTTGCTTCAGACGATCTCTTTTGGCGAGACGAGAATCGCGCTCCATCGTTACAGATGCAATTGTGCCATGCATCTCGGCGGCTTCAGCGGCTTCCTTCTGGATAGTTTGGTCGTGAGTTTGCGACTTGAGATTCAAGATTTCGATATCTCTCTGTTTCATCCGTTGGTCCTCTAAGCTTAAATTAGTCACAATACCTTTGAATGTCCCCATACACGCACCTTGGAGTTCTGCCAACCCTATTTTGAACTGATTCCTCTCCTCCAATATCTGCTTTCTGCCTTTCTCAATGAAAGCATCGAACCGAGCAGTGAATTGGGCCATGCGATTGCGTAGATCCTCGAAACCGAAGTTTATACTAGGCAGTGAATCCGCCATAGAAGGTGCATCCGCTGATGTGAGAGGTGGGCGCATGCCACTAGTCGATAATGAAGGTTCGAAAGAAGAGGCCATGACGAGTGAGTGCCACGTCTAGTTCTGATGTCGTTCACGTTTTAGTTATAAACAAGGGTATAGTTCAACGGTGCGGTAATGCTCGTCTGAACTGTTTGTTGCGGTGCAACGGTCGAACTGAGGCTTGGCAATGACTTTGGTATATATGTATCACGTGATTATGACTATGACAACCCCTTAAttggaaggaagagggatggTAAGTCGTATTAAGAGCAGAGTTTGAGGCTCTTCAAGAACTCGAGCAGTTCGAGCTTATAATTCCTCGTGGACTCAAGGTTAGGCAAACAAGACCATATTTATTACGTAGTAGTACTTGGTATGTGCTTATGGCGGTAAGAGGTGGCAGATGTGTGGATAAAAAAATAACTTACCTCGCAATGtatgcatatatatatatgcttaACGACCCTTCCATATGTTCACTTCTCAATAACCGGTAGTGGTGCATATATTTGACCACACTTGCAAAGGAGTTGCTCGTGTCTTCTAAGCGAACGTGAACTGCGTCTCTTAACGCGTTACTAGTCGGTTCTCGATATGCTTGCAAGGCTAGGGCTTGTACATATCGTCAGGAGCCAAGAGAACCCCGATGGATGAACATTCTGCTAGTGCTCTACAGTATGGGCACTTGGGTAAAGCGACATATCATCAGGAGACGCAGAATTGGGAATTTTCCCGGACATTGGCTTCGCGTAAGTTTCTCTGGACAATACGAATCGTTTGCTGATTTCTCTCATACTGACACTGCTATAAGCACCTCGTATAACCTTTGCTGGGGCAACGAAGACCACTATCACATCGCCCCTTACAGCCCCGCAATCATCACAGATCGAGAACAAAAGTCTCGTCCCAAAGGTTTACCCCGAGCTTGCAGCTTGCTGGCCACTCGTTAACAATGAGACTCTCTCCCATACTATCACAACGACAAGCGAGATATGCGACCCTTTAGTTTCGTCACTCTTAGACCTGGGGTATGCAGTGGACCTCGAGAACGATGAGTCAGGGAGCCGTACTGTCCCGATCGCAGTAGTTGCGTCCGGGGAGTGTGGCAATGCTATTTCTTTATACAAACTGGACGAAGATTGCGTGGATTTGAGGCTGGGTACAACAGTCCGTATGCGTGTCCCCTCCATCGAGGAAACTGGAAGTGCCGAGTGGTCTGCACGAGGTGCCCCTGTTCGCCAGATATGTTTTGCGCGCACCgtggaagagaagccaaCGTGGATGGCGGCCCGATTTCCTCATTCTACCTGGGTGTTCCGGCCACTTCATCATAGGAGGCCTGTTCCTGCTCACATATGCCTCGATAGTGATCATATGTTGCTAGGTAGATCCCGTAATTCCCATCTCGATGCAAACCCATTGGTGGAAATATCCAATTCTCAAACTGGCGGCTCTGCACATGCAGCTGTGACTTTCAATCCGTGGTACCAGAAGCAAATTGGTATTGTTGACGAGAGGGGAAATTGGAGCATTTGGGAAATATCTGGTCGCCACAGACAGAATAAAGGTAATTGGACTGCTGCACGTGTCAAATATGGCGCACTACCATGGCTGGACCTTGGTGACAGCCACGATATAGACGGTTATCCTCGACATGATGGATGGGCGGCCATAGAGTGGGTTGGAGATGTCAATAGCTTCATTGTCTCTGACAGGCGTTGTCCCATGCTCTATCGAATGGAAGACGGTCAGGCATGCCCTTATTCCATAGAGCTTGGTCTGAAGAAAAAGTCGGAGTGGATCTTGGATGTTAAGCGGAGCTCCTGCAACGTAtctaatatcttcattctAACAACATCACGGGTCTTCTGGTTTGATGTCAACACTGACTTGGCTGTAGCCGCTAAAGATGGGACAAGgccttccctctttcctcgcTTGTCCTGGCGCCACTTTCGAGATCCGGAAGACACGACTTTGCGAGTGGCACATCTGTCCATATATGAGGACCTCTATCTTGCGCTGTACTCAAGGCTGAGTCACGTTGTACtggttttccattgtcccGCAGTATCCACCGGTCACGATGACATAGAACCTATGCCCGACCCGTTTGTTTTGGATATCCCGTTGGAGTCTGAATATGACGTCGAGTCTCAACCGAGTATGGCACAATTTTCATCACTCGTTTTCAAAAATATCATGCATCTACCATCGACGACTGGGAGAGATGATTATGATCCGGGCCTAAAGCTTATAAAGCTCTTTGTGCTAGACTCACGCCTATCTATCCATGAATCAATATATGCTGGGCCTTCCGATACCGGTGCTTCAGATAGGCAAGACCTagaaaaggatatcatccggTTAAAAAGACGCTACCAAACGACACGCCAAGGGAATTTGCAGTCATCACGGTCTTACGGGGATTTCATAGTTGATGATTATGACGAGTCTGTAGCGGGCCCTGGAACGCCTACTTTCCCAGATACTGGGATTTCTAATATTACACCACTTGCAATTTCCCAATGGAGTATCGACTTCTCGCAGGTTTATGAGGTTGCTATTGGGAGACTCGTGGTTTCACCAGGAGGCGACCCCAGTCAAAGGCATAATAAGGGCTTTCAGGAGTCTCTCGAAgagttgaaaagaaagattccTGCATGTCCAGAGAGCCAAGCGACGAGTCAGACTCTGTATGGTTCATGAAAAATATATCGTTTAAACACCATGATACTAACTAACCATAGGCTTGAAATTCTTGGTCGCAGCTCGCCattggatgatgttgaccaGAATGCACAGGATGTTGAGGACTTGCTATCTGCGCTCCTAACAGACAACGCATGCACCCACAAACATCATCAGCAGCTTATCGTGCAATTGCCTGGCCATCTAAGTTGGCGATCTACCAAGCCTGTTCAATCGACAGAGCCTTCTAGGTCTGGCCTGATAGAGATATACGACCAATCAGTCAATGATTGGCTTACTCTGTCGCATAATATACCCGTTCGCGCACGGATCACGAAGGAGAAAATTATCCGAGATGTTGCAGCCGATTTTGCCCTGGCACGGGTCGCAGCGCGTAGGATAAATTATGAATCGAATGGAACCAACCCCCAAACAACAAATCAAAAGAGCGCGCCATCATCCAAGTCAGAATTTACCTTTAGATTCAGGAGCGGGAAACAGACACTCGTCCCGTCTGAAATCCCAGGAGAGAGTGACTGGAGTAGCTTCGCAACCGAAGGTCATGGAACATCTGATGTAAAACCGAAATTCCTTGACTCCACACTAGCTTCTTTTACCGATTTCGATAGTGAGCGAAAGCGGTTTGTATCACCAGACGTGGCAAATATATTACAACACTGGCTACCGGAGACAGACCCAGCAACATATGACTGGCAAAGAACTATACAAGCGCTGGAACTGGAGGAATCGCAATGGGGCACTAACGATACAACTCCAAAGcgcaagctgaagaaaaagaaagtagaCTCTTTCACTCCTCGTCCAGCGACTTCAGTAGCACCTACTGTCCGAGAATGGGGCAGCCAGCCCGAGATCAATGAACAGCCCATGGTGCGACTTCAGAACAGTCAGGTCATGGAGGATGACCTTCCCATGACCCAAGTCGAGCGAGGTGCGTTTGGTGGTCGAGAAGCTGGGAGGAAAAGTACGGcgaaggcaaagaagaagaagcgagcGGCTGGCTTTTAGTCGCCTAGGTTTGGTCTCTTTCTGCTCAAGAAAGGCTAAaagagaggagggggaggaagagagagagagaaggcaaaggaggTGAAAGGGAGAAGTTGTAGACATTTGCCTCCTTTGAAAATCGATAGTGAAATGAGAAAAATATAAGAGAAATGACATTTTAACCCAAATCAGATTAACTTCATTGTTTCAAGTAAAGGGTGTAATTACTAcaaccccccccccctttcAGTTATTTCTTTGAAGACATATATTGTCTTTATATGCCTTGGCTTGGGCAGAGAGAATCACATCATCTGCATCTTACCAACAACACCCAAAAATAATATTGGCTTGCCCTCTTCCGCTCTGACCAACTGTTTTGTACCCCACCAAATCACCCTCTCGCCTAACGCTACCTCAGAACAGACATTTCCCATCcatcttcctttttaaaACAAAACGGATCGATAATTCGACCATGTCTGAACACAAGTACATATTTACTGTCACCATGAGCTGTGGCGGTTGCTCTGGGGCCGTAGAACGAGTACTGAAGAAGTTGCCAGGTAGGAgttgtttctctctcccccccccccttttcccTCCACATCCCCTGAACCTCGACCAGGTCCCCCAAACACATGCATAAATGGACTAAGAGGAGGCAAAGATAAAGAGggataaaaaagaaaaaaaaagaaaaatactCCCTGGTATCATGATAATGGTGACACGTAAACAATTGCGCACGATAATCTAGCAATCTATGGAAATATAGACAACTCGCAGCTCACTAACTCTTTATTGTTAGGTGTCAAATCTTACGATGTCAGTCTGGATTCTCAAACTGCCACCGTCGTGACGGAACCATCTGTATCGTATGAGACTGTGTTGGTTACTATTCAGAAAACTGGGAAGACGGTCACGGCCGGAGAAGCAGATGGGCAAACCATGGCTGTGTGAATGAAACTCTTTGCGACAGGTGGCCACACTTTCAAAGAATTCGGGTCAATGAATCGATGGATAGCAAGCAGGCATATATTGCTACTAAGGCAGGAAATTCTCTAATCTAGCCTCTTTTAAGATAATCATGACAGAGCTGCGCCTAGAACCTCTGCTCACAATCAAACCTTTCCCCATATTTCTTTCCGGAAGGCGAATGCAAGTGGTTTATCTTCGGCTAAGGGTACCGAACATTCTCAATACTCGAGTGCAGACATGTTTTTCATTATGGCCGTAGTAGATTATCACGATGTCAATTGGCACACATCTGGGTATTATGCTTATGATATCacatgtatgtacagtatcCATGCAGGAATCTACACTAGAAACTAGCTCTGTTAAATTCAATGCGACAGACCAGCCATAAAGAGACCAGCTCACCCTTCTAATCCACAATAACAACTGCTCTACCTTCAGGTACTGTGTGACGTGGCTGAGATCGATGGTCTCTCCTCACGTAGGTAGGGCGGGCTAATTCTTGTGTGTACCGTGCGTGTGGTTGTTGTTCCAAGATTCGCCTGGAAGAAAGGTTAGTCAACGTGCCCGCGGCATCAAAAAAAGGTCGACAATTTAGGGAAATAAGGGCACGTATAGAGAGGACTATGCAAACAGACTACTGTAGTCAAGGGCATACCGTGAAAAATTATGCAAATCATGGGATGGCCGCTCTGTGGATGCAGACTCGACCAACCCAGCATCATGGTATCTCATGTCTGAGTTAACCATCGTAGCATAGCATTGGGCTGCAGATGTCACCCGCGAATGCCGTGGATCTCGAACAGAAGGCTGTCTTGAGCTGACATTACCCGGCACAGTAGTGTTgaaggaaggatgatgtggGTGTTGAACATAGGCCCGCTGAGTAAGGGGATCACGGGCATGGTTCCTATAAAGGTGATGTTGCGGCGGGTACTCCATTGGTATTGGGGCCTGCGAATCGATAGTACGAACAAAATCATCAGCATAGTGCCTCCGCGATGGGGTATTTCCAAGCGCCATATGAATGTGATCATTAATGTTGCCCCGAGTAGACTTATGAGATTCTGATATATTAGATGGTCTCGTGCTCTCATTGGTGTAATGGTATTGATGGCAATTCGTCTGTTCAATGAAGTTAGAAGACCGCCGGGGAACAGCTCTATCAGAGTGGTGCGCCGTCGGAAACGCGATTCCGAGTTCTGGCAAAGGGCGAAGCTGTACTTGAGACCTCCACTGCGTGCGAGGTTCAGGTGATTGGTTACAGGGTAGCGATTGGCCTCCTTCACGTACATAACTTCCCGGGAGCACGGCCCCTGGCTTAAGATCAAGAGGGGTAGCAGATAAACTGGACACTTGG from Aspergillus oryzae RIB40 DNA, chromosome 1 encodes the following:
- a CDS encoding SKI complex subunit WD repeat protein SKI8 (WD40 repeat), which gives rise to MAGKALKDVKSLNTCPGCGQIKRAHVLCPHCVETHPTDIFSLAVTNKQILSASGVSALKVHSTADPDFPLVQSIDEAHKLGCHHVVTDGNGSRSVSVGFGGEIRVWSCHDGNWSENKTVSAGNAGSTGVWAIALSGDGQYLAGVSQDGHIRVWDLDANGEQIRYYETKGSFGTCIDLSADGRFIASGHENGSVYIFSTETGRMPFSLSGLVKPVRAVAFSPGGKFLAAAGDSNVIVLYDTSSGEQVANLPGHSAWVLSLSWSHTGEYLLSGSFDGKVKVWSIDTRTCVATHSETERAVWNVKWLPKIGKSEGFATAGASRSISFYREATGG
- a CDS encoding kinetochore Spc25 family protein (uncharacterized conserved protein); the encoded protein is MASSFEPSLSTSGMRPPLTSADAPSMADSLPSINFGFEDLRNRMAQFTARFDAFIEKGRKQILEERNQFKIGLAELQEDQRMKQRDIEILNLKSQTHDQTIQKEAAEAAEMHGTIASVTMERDSRLAKRDRLKQQINETQKAINQKLEAQKAHARHLDAQARLNIPELEFWQDYLCLRIEGAGREDRLKFIFSHLLEKDWEAEAWFELGTSSRDYDVFHTRPKVDRDALNGELDILNEDRDFGAFLKRMRRLLVEKMQQKRPTI
- a CDS encoding uncharacterized protein (predicted protein), with amino-acid sequence MGTWVKRHIIRRRRIGNFPGHWLRIENKSLVPKVYPELAACWPLVNNETLSHTITTTSEICDPLVSSLLDLGYAVDLENDESGSRTVPIAVVASGECGNAISLYKLDEDCVDLRLGTTVRMRVPSIEETGSAEWSARGAPVRQICFARTVEEKPTRPVPAHICLDSDHMLLGRSRNSHLDANPLVEISNSQTGGSAHAAVTFNPWYQKQIGIVDERGNWSIWEISGRHRQNKGNWTAARVKYGALPWLDLGDSHDIDGYPRHDGWAAIEWVGDVNSFIVSDRRCPMLYRMEDGQACPYSIELGLKKKSEWILDVKRSSCNVSNIFILTTSRVFWFDVNTDLAVAAKDGTRPSLFPRLSWRHFRDPEDTTLRVAHLSIYEDLYLALYSRLSHVVLVFHCPAVSTGHDDIEPMPDPFVLDIPLESEYDVESQPSMAQFSSLVFKNIMHLPSTTGRDDYDPGLKLIKLFVLDSRLSIHESIYAGPSDTGASDRQDLEKDIIRLKRRYQTTRQGNLQSSRSYGDFIVDDYDESVAGPGTPTFPDTGISNITPLAISQWSIDFSQVYEVAIGRLVVSPGGDPSQRHNKGFQESLEELKRKIPACPESQATSQTLLEILGRSSPLDDVDQNAQDVEDLLSALLTDNACTHKHHQQLIVQLPGHLSWRSTKPVQSTEPSRSGLIEIYDQSVNDWLTLSHNIPVRARITKEKIIRDVAADFALARVAARRINYESNGTNPQTTNQKSAPSSKSEFTFRFRSGKQTLVPSEIPGESDWSSFATEGHGTSDVKPKFLDSTLASFTDFDSERKRFVSPDVANILQHWLPETDPATYDWQRTIQALELEESQWGTNDTTPKRKLKKKKVDSFTPRPATSNSQVMEDDLPMTQVERGAFGGREAGRKSTAKAKKKKRAAGF